In one Rutidosis leptorrhynchoides isolate AG116_Rl617_1_P2 chromosome 8, CSIRO_AGI_Rlap_v1, whole genome shotgun sequence genomic region, the following are encoded:
- the LOC139863623 gene encoding uncharacterized protein — protein MKNISVNLPITDVLKGMPNYGRFIKELISQKGKYHDETSFFIEEECNKILASRPRIPKKLGDPRKLIFPCKFGDSEVFNALADLGASINLMPHSLYERLDLGPLKPTQIRIRLANHSFDTAIVIAEDILVSIDTLVFLVNFVIMEMKEDLQVPIILGKPFLATADTIILVQCNQLNIGVGEERVTINIWEAMKQPSNTDDDEFYAFDHIDLYVHDELEKLLKVDTTEFDQICDNEIVDLEADFRELMNINVDESEIECETNREEPFETIPKEDRFQIKSSWEEPPTLELKELPEHLEYTYLKEENQLPVIISSKLTQDQKT, from the coding sequence ATGAAAAACATATCGGTCAATTTGCCAATCACAGATGTGCTTAAAGGAATGCCAAACTACGGTCGGTTCATTAAGGAGCTAATATCTCAAAAGGGTAAATATCATGACGAAACATCTTTCTTTATTGAAGAGGAATGCAACAAGATTCTTGCATCGAGGCCAAGGATTCCTAAGAAGTTAGGAGATCCGAGAAAATTGATTTTCCCTTGTAAGTTCGGTGACTCGGAAGTCTTCAATGCACTTGCCGATTTGGGTGCAAGCATTAACCTAATGCCCCATTCACTTTACGAGCGACTCGACCTTGGACCTCTTAAACCAACTCAAATTAGGATAAGATTGGCCAACCATTCGTTTGATACCGCTATTGTCATCGCCGAGGACATCTTGGTTAGCATTGACACCTTGGTGTTCCTGGTTAATTTTGTTATCATGGAGATGAAGGAAGACCTTCAAGTACCCATCATCTTAGGAAAACCATTTTTGGCGACCGCCGACACCATCATCTTGGTACAATGCAATCAACTCAACATTGGAGTTGGTGAAGAGCGTGTGACCATCAATATCTGGGAAGCTATGAAGCAACCGAGTAACACTGACGATGATGAGTTCTATGCTTTTGACCATATTGACCTTTATGTGCATGATGAGCTTGAAAAGCTTTTAAAGGTTGATACCACGGAGTTCGACCAAATTTGTGATAATGAAATTGTGGATTTAGAGGCCGATTTTAGGGAATTGATGAACATTAATGTTGATGAAAGTGAAATTGAATGTGAGACTAATAGGGAAGAACCATTTGAGACTATTCCCAAGGAAGATAGATTTCAAATCAAGTCTTCATGGGAGGAGCCTCCCACTCTTGAGCTTAAAGAGCTCCCCGAGCATCTTGAATATACTTATCTTAAGGAAGAAAACCAACTTCCGGTGATTATTTCTTCGAAACTCACCCAAGACCAAAAGACATGA